In the genome of Fusarium fujikuroi IMI 58289 draft genome, chromosome FFUJ_chr02, one region contains:
- a CDS encoding putative AFG1-ATPase family protein: MRGALRCSATARHPRLLRPSADGGRFARTLRTSATPQGLRTGLYCRQTQQALTVQGANLSTSCFNRSRSMATVVDAEPIHGGGPIPEYDRRVQAGKLRNDEHQRGIIQNFQNLYHELEKYDAPPVQHPSIESLKPTKKSIFSSLFGAGGSRSATGDIPNDLPRGLYLYGDVGCGKTMLMDLLYQTLPPSVKSKNRIHFNNFMQDVHKRLHRFKMEHGNDIDGVPYIAADIAQQANVLCFDEFQCTDVADAMILRRLLESLMANGVVLVTTSNRHPDELYKNGVQRESFIPAIELLKNRLHVINLDSPTDYRKIPRPPSGVYHTSLDSHAHAHAEKWFRFLGDPEQPEPRPETQKVWGREIYVPRVSGRAAWFTFDELIRQPKSAADFIELVRAYEAFIVTDIPAMTHQQRDLARRFITFIDVVYEGNAKLVLTAEKPLSELFVSRDEIAESLMKQGVKHEHAEDAAAKHDLVHSVDKLKDSNLFASSEEAFAFARALSRLRHMESKEWVERGMGLEAQGGKLDKDNWTKARSRQMEDSM; this comes from the exons ATGCGCGGCGCACTGAGGTGTAGTGCCActgctcgccatcctcgATTGTTACGGCCATCGGCGGATGGCGGTAGATTTGCGAGGACGCTTCGGACGAGCGCAACACCACAGGGCTTGAGGACAGGCTTATATTGCCGACAGACACAACAAGCCCTCACGGTCCAAGGCGCCAACTTATCGACGTCATGTTTTAACCGATCGCGGTCGATGGCAACAGTAGTCGATGCTGAACCTATACACGGCGGAGGTCCAATTCCAGAGTATGACAGAAGAGTACAGGCGGGCAAATTGCGAAACGATGAACACCAAAGAG GGATCATACAGAATTTCCAAAACTTGTATCATGAGTTGGAGAAATATGACGCCCCGCCTGTCCAGCACCCCAGCATCGAATCCCTCAAGCCCACGAAGAAGTCAATATTCTCGTCGCTTTTCGGCGCAGGTGGCAGCAGGTCGGCTACTGGGGATATCCCTAACGATCTTCCGAGGGGCTTGTATCTCTATGGTGACGTGGGTTGTGGCAAGACCATGTTGATGGATCTGTTATACCAAACTCTGCCTCCATCTGTCAAGTCAAAAAATCGAATTCATTTCAACAACTTCATGCAAGATGTACACAAGCGACTTCATAGATTCAAAATGGAGCATGGAAACGACATTGATGGGGTACCATATATCGCGGCCGACATTGCTCAACAGGCAAATGTGCTCTGTTTCGACGAATTCCAGTGCACAGATGTAGCAGATGCAATGATTTTGAGACG ACTCCTTGAATCTCTCATGGCAAACGGTGTAGTCCTGGTAACAACTTCCAACAGACACCCTGACGAGCTGTACAAGAACGGTGTCCAGCGGGAGTCATTCATCCCCGCCATcgaacttctcaagaaccgCTTGCATGTCATAAATCTCGATTCGCCAACCGATTACCGAAAGATCCCTCGACCTCCATCTGGTGTGTACCACACGTCACTCGACAGCCATGCGCACGCACACGCCGAGAAATGGTTCCGGTTCCTCGGCGATCCTGAACAGCCTGAACCTCGACCCGAGACGCAAAAGGTCTGGGGTCGTGAGATTTATGTTCCTCGAGTCAGCGGACGAGCGGCATGGTTCACCTTTGACGAATTGATTCGACAACCAAAATCTGCCGCTGATTTCATTGAGCTGGTTCGGGCTTATGAGGCATTCATTGTAACCGATATTCCCGCAATGACTCATCAGCAGCGAGATCTCGCGCGTCGCTTCATCACATTCATCGATGTTGTGTATGAGGGTAACGCCAAGCTTGTCCTGACTGCAGAAAAACCCCTTTCAGAACTCTTTGTCTCccgagatgagattgctgaAAGCCTCATGAAACAGGGGGTGAAGCACGAGCACGCGGaggatgctgctgccaagcATGATCTGGTACATAGtgttgacaagctcaaagaCTCAAATCTCTTTGCGAGTTCTGAGGAGGCATTCGCATTTGCTCGTGCGCTAAGTCGACTACGGCATATGGAGAGTAAAGAATGGGTAGAAAGGGGAATGGgccttgaagctcaaggcggAAAGTTGGATAAAGATAACTGGACCAAGGCGAGAAGTCGTCAGATGGAAGATTCTatgtga